A segment of the Candidatus Pelagisphaera phototrophica genome:
GGACCTTCTTCTCATAAATTCCTTGGTAATATTGATAACCTGCTGATCGGGATTGAAGAAACTGCAGGCTAAGGAAAGATTGGAATCGGTTCTAATGAGTTTTTCGCATTGGGATAATAATAAACAATCAATCAAGGCGTCTTCTCCGATTTTGTACATGGAGTAGTTGTTTATTCTATTGTGCAGGGCTGTTCCGTTATCGCTGCGGATGGCATTGTAAAAGCAGACTCTCTTATGAAAATGGTCCTGCATTGCGTTTAAGAATTGGCTTTCATCGGAAGCTAGGAAGAAGAGATATTCTGGGCCATAACCTTCTAAATGTTGGGTGATGTATTCATAGGGGACTCTATCTGATTCCTTCCGCTTTCCGCTTACTTTGTCTGTGCCGCGGTAATGAATTCCGATGATTTTCTTATCTTTGAAGTTTTTTTCTGCAAATGTGGATACTTTTGATGTTAATTCTCTCTTGATCTTTATTTGAGAGACGATCTTATTCGCCTCTTTGATTGGTAGATTGCGTCCATAATTTGAGAATAAACATTGTTCTTCTCTGTCTGTGATTTCAAAGATTCTGGCGTGTTGTTGATTGAAACGAAAACTGTCTGATTCAAAATAGTAAGACCACCAATTGATTCCCTTCTCTCTTTCTACATAAGGACCGGTGTTGAAATTGATGGTGAGATTGCTGCCACGTTCTTCACAGAACTTGAGTGCTCCAACCACTTGAAAAAAGAGTGAGAAAAATCCGGCATTTCTGTCTTCCATGACGAATGATGTAGGCATTCTGTTTTTGTACCTTGGAGGAAGCTGGTTCTCTAGATTCTTTTCTAATAGGTAGCTATAGATGGGTGGGCTAATTTTTTTAAGGCTGTCTTTAACGATTTTTCTGGTTCTTGTTTTCATGATTGGAACCTCTGTTTGATGTTCTCTTCGTACTCAGAAAAATAACTTTGGATCACCGGAAGGTCAAATTGGCTAAGGATCATGGTGTTGCTTTCGCGCTCTAATAGGAATTCGAATGACTTCTTTATGAGGACCTCTTTGGAAACGGGCTGGTTTGTGAGTTTTTTGTAGTATTGGTCAGAGACGCTGACTTGATGGGCTGAATTCGAAGCGGCTTTGACTTCGACCTCGAATGTATTTTCATTAATTTTTGTGACTTTGATCATGTTTTTATCAAAAATAACCCATTATCAGCTTTGCTTTCTGCTGTATGTAATGATCGTGCTGCGGAATTCTTCACCGTTTTCATCTGCGGTGTAGGTTTCGTAGGTGTAGTTGTCCGCATCTTTGAAATTTGTTATGGAACGATATGTGCGCTTGCCACCGGTCATGGGATAGGAATAGTCTCCTGATTTTGTTAAGATTTTGGCGGCTTGGTCGTATTTGCCCGCGACCTTCATTATGCCGGTTCCCATGTTATCAATCCAGATTGAGGTGTGTTGTTTTTTGATATTGTCGTAACCGATGAGACCTAATCCTTCGAAGGGTTGCGGCATGGATGCTTCGGGTTCGCCGCTGGCTTTATGTTGAACGAAGCGATTGCCCA
Coding sequences within it:
- a CDS encoding DUF1579 family protein — encoded protein: MSPKGEVHSSKGTSKTSWVMGNRFVQHKASGEPEASMPQPFEGLGLIGYDNIKKQHTSIWIDNMGTGIMKVAGKYDQAAKILTKSGDYSYPMTGGKRTYRSITNFKDADNYTYETYTADENGEEFRSTIITYSRKQS